ACTGAGACACATTCCGGTGGCTTGTGACAGAGTTGAAAGTGCATAAACTTTGCATCAACAGCCTGgggctcaaatcctggctccacaagttactatttctttgtctttagtcaCTTTCCAAATCTCTCAGAGCTGCACTTTCCTCATTTTGTAAACGGACATAAAATCTACCTTGAGCAATTGGCATGGAGATTAAACGAAATGAATATAAGTGCCAAGGTGTTCAATAACTCGTGGATGTTGGTATCAGTGAGCAGATCTCTGACAGAAGCAATATTTAGATACAGATTGGAAGCTCTCAACTTAGAACTAGCAAAAGGAAACAGCACGTGGATattctaaaaatcatttatatttgaTGTAGAATGCATTGTACAGTTTTTCTCAAGCCGATTTACCTTGTTAATTACCCACCACTCTGGCTAATATGGAATTAGCTTCTTTCTCAGCCACTGCTGATGGCTTGTTTGGTAGGGATGGTGGCCTGGAAGCATTCTGAGTAGTTTGTGAATAAATGTGTTTAAGGAATTCAGCTACAGTGAGTGTGATCCCCAAATTAATGATCCATAAGGAAGAAATCcttcagaagtttttttttttttccttaggtgtTCATTGCTAACTCTTAGTCTTTTTCTCACTTCTCATGTGCTCTGTAATCTTGGCAGAACCAAAACAAGTTTTCTTCCCCTGACTGCTCCCAAATTGCAATATGATTGTGTCTCTTTGGTGTTATATAGCATGTTGTATCCTCTCCCACAGGCACCAGGAGATTGTTTTCTCAGATTTCACTTTATGTCTTCTATAACgtacagaagaaaaatgaagccacAGCAGAGTGTTCTCATTGatcaatccttttaatgtcttctCTTGCTTCTTGGCAGTGTGACCTCTTATCTTGGCTCTGTGACCTTTACGGTTTAGATCATCATTGTCTTCACCAAAGTAACACACTTCCAGTGCTTTGGATATTGAAAGGCACATCATTTGTTTCCATTCTAGTCGGAAGAAATGCTAGCTACATTATGCCTTTTCATCTTAATAAGCAGCAAACAAATAGAACCTGGAATGTTGCCTTCATCACCCATTGCTTGCTTCCTACCTTGTAATACTGGGGTTGTAAATTCTGTGCAATACACTTGAGACATCCTATAAACCACAGTAATTACCGCAGACTGAGCCTTCCTCTATCACTGGATTGGTAAACAGCTATACCCCAAATAGGTTGGTTTTAAGTCTGTATTAGCCCTTCAAGCTCATGTTGAATAAGGAATTCACACAAAAAATGAGAAGCCGTAGCCATGACATCATCTTAGGATGCAAACAAGTGGCTGTGTGGATGTAAGTGGGAACAATTCCCAGCACCATCTGTGGTAACATATCTTAAGCTGAAGGGAGCCGGGGCTGCTGGTACTGCCACCCCCACCAaccatcccccaaccccagccgTGACCAGATACTGGTATTCTTTCTCAAGCATCATCCTCAAAAGAACCATGAGGAGAAAAATGTAAGGCTGTGCATTGATTGAGTCTTTGAATTTTCCCTGTGATGAGGCCActgcctcctttttaaaaaaaatttttttattgttatgttaatgttatgttaatcaccatcattagtttttgatgtagtgtgagGCCACTGCCTCCTATTTTATAGGAGTCAGTTATAAAGAAAAGTCTGGTTTTTTAAGTGAGTGTAGAAAATGAGTATATCCTGTTTTAAATACAgatgccctatttttttttattcttacttatttttattaagcacCAGCTTAATACTGCAGAAAATTTCAAATcacccattcttccctccccgccccaaaTTCTTGATAAAAGATCTCTTCAAGTGAAGacatgctctcttctctcttctgtataAAACTTTATCAAATAAAGGCAAATAACTGTGTACACCTTGCTGTAAAATGCTGCCCACGGCTGTGGAAAGTGTCTGCTCAGGCTCCTTTCACTGTCCAGGTCCTGAAAGACTGTTGTTCATGAACTGTCTCTTCACAAAGCAAGTCCACCACTTGCTAGGTTTATCATTCTGAGGGTCAAAAACTTTCTCACAAAGTCTCAGTCCAGTCTCTTGTCTCAGCTGCTGTAAGTAGGCCCTCATCACCTCATCTTCCTGTTTGTTTGCAGGTTTGGCATAAATTGCATTAAGTGGAAAACCAGGCTCTCCAGGAATGGGAAAATTAGTGATTCCCAgtgtatacatttctttttcaccttGGCTTTTGGAATTGCACTTTTGGAGTTTCTTTAGACACTCAGAAATGTAGAGAGTTATATATATCAAGGTTCTATCAGCTTCATTCTTAATCTCATAGTTTTTGAAGAAGGCATTGGCCTTAAAGTAATAGATGGCTTCATCCACAATATCTGTATCTTTTGTCTCTCTAGGGGCAGGTCCTTTGAACTGACTTCTGATAGGCAACAGTGCCATGTTTCCAATGAGTTTGGTGTCAGGGTCCATGAGAGAAGAGTGGTAAGCTGGCATCTTGGCGGCGCCGGTGTTTCAAGCCAGACGAGGAGGTTGGCCAGATGCCCTATTTGTAAACTATCTTGTTGTTCTGGTGTGGGGAGGACGGCTTTGCCCCATGAAGAGTTCCAGGCAGACCCTTGTTAATGGCCCATAGTCAGGCCCAAAAGATCACACATAGGATTTTGACCTGGAGTCAGACTCAGTCAGTTACTATGTGCTTTACATAGAACAAGCCATCTGCTATCATGAATATATCATCAGCCCTTTACAGGAAGAATTCAATGCCTTCGTTCTTACAGACAGTATATTATTTCCATTACATGTCACTGCATCCATCAATATGAAGCAAGTATTATCCCcagtttcacagatgaagaaatagagactGAGAGTCTATAACCCATCCAGTGTCACACAGCTGATCAGTGGCAggatctggatttgaattctgatCAGTTTGACAGTGAAGCCCGTGCTCTTTCCTCTGGGAAACGTCATCTGTGTGAGGTTCAGGGAGAagagtaaattaataaattattgtcTCCATCATCAAAAAAGCTTATTCCCTCGGTGAAATAAGACGTATAAATAAGTTATAAAGAGATTAAGTAAGTTTAATTGCATACAAAAATGTCAGTCAACTGGTTTAGACTATATACTTCACTCAGCAAGCTACCCTGTCCTGCCACACAATATGGTTTGTATTAGAGAGTAGAGAACTGGCAGACTACAGCTTGGAGCCAAATCTAgtcatgctcatttgtttacataccATCCATGGCTGCTTTCTTGTTACAGTGGCAGAGGTGAATAATTGCAACCAAGGTTGTATGGCTcataaagctgaaaatatttatgatctctccctttatagaaaaagtttacCAATCTCTGGtgtaaagtataaaaatgaacaaatagcaGTAATGAACACATAACGAATGAATATAGCAGAACAAGCCATCTGCTTTCACAAATGTCTTTAGTTTATCCCTTTACAGGAAGAATTAAATGCCTTACTTAGTTCTTACAAAAGGtatattatttctattacttgttatcaaaatgaacaataaatatgtattttaagacTCTGGCAAAATTATATGGGTTCTAGATTGGTTTATTAATTGGATCGACTCATTTCTTGCTATTTCAAGTAGTAAGTTTTGTtgaaaaactaaaaccaaaagtGAACAGGAGAAACTTCAGCATGCCTCACTCTTAACATGTCTAATTTTGATGAAACCAATAGCCAAATGCAAAATGGAGCAGGATATTAACCCTAATAGCTGGAGTTCACACCTATTTACTTTACATATGGGAGAATATTTTACATATAGATAGCATTCTCTTGGCTCTTTATCAACGACATCCTTAATTACCTGAAGACTTTACATTCTTTAGCCTGATGACTGGTTTTCAAATTTCATGTAATGATTAACCAGGGTGGAAAACAGGAAATAAGGCAACAGTGTGACACAGAGGAAGTGGCTCAGGGAGCCTGGAGTTCTAATCTTGGCTATGCAGCTCACTGACTAAACCAGACATTtaatctctctctgccctcatTTCCTGTAACCTGCATTTGGAGACACACAGCTTGTGTGTGTGGGAGTAGGGCCTCCAAACTTTATTCCTACCTACCTTCTGTCTGAAAACCTATTGTACCTCCCCATATTCTTGGGATCTTTGACAGCAGAATGAACCCAGTTAGTTATTAATTTCAGTATCTGTTTAGAGACTGTTCTAAAAGCCTGTTGACCTCTTCCTGGCTATAAAGTGAGGTATTTTAGGAGATTGGTTGGGCTGAACCAGGAAAGAGGGAGGCCATAGTGTGTTAAGAACTAAACTCTTC
The sequence above is a segment of the Zalophus californianus isolate mZalCal1 chromosome 2, mZalCal1.pri.v2, whole genome shotgun sequence genome. Coding sequences within it:
- the LOC113924645 gene encoding actin-related protein 2/3 complex subunit 3-like; this translates as MPAYHSSLMDPDTKLIGNMALLPIRSQFKGPAPRETKDTDIVDEAIYYFKANAFFKNYEIKNEADRTLIYITLYISECLKKLQKCNSKSQGEKEMYTLGITNFPIPGEPGFPLNAIYAKPANKQEDEVMRAYLQQLRQETGLRLCEKVFDPQNDKPSKWWTCFVKRQFMNNSLSGPGQ